The Amycolatopsis coloradensis sequence CGGGTGCCATGTAGGAGGTGTGGAACGCGCCCGCGACCTTGAGCGCGCGGACCTTCGTGCCCTCCAGCGGCTCGGCCACGATCTTCTCGATCGCGTCGGCGGCGCCGGAGGCGACGATCTGGCCGGCGCCGTTGCGGTTCGCCGCGGCGAGGCCGTGGCCCTCGAGCCACGCGACGACCTGCTCGGGGTCGCCGAGCATGACCGCGGCCATGCTCGTGGGCTCCAGCGCGCACGCCTTCGCCATTTCCGCGCCGCGGACGGCGGCCAGCGCGACGGCGTCTTCGGGGCTCAGCACCCCGGCGACGGCGGCGGCCGCCAGCTCGCCGACGGAGTGACCGGCGACCGGCGAGTCCGCGGCGACCGGGGCCTCACGCTGAAGGTGCTCGAACGCCAGCAGTGACAGCGCCACGATCAGCGGCTGCGTGATCGCGGTGTCCTGGATCTCTTCGGCGTCCGCTTCGGTACCGAGGCGGACGAGGTCGAGACCGGCACGCTCGGACCAGGCTTCGACGCGCGCGCGGGCGCCGTCGAGCTCGAGCCAAGGGGAAAGCATGCCTGGGGCTTGGGAACCCTGACCGGGGGCGAGGACTGCAACTGTCACCCCACTAGAGAACACTCTCGGCCACCATGGTCGTGATGCCGACGCTCACCAAGTCCGGCCGACGTAATTGTCGGAACCCTCCAAAAGTGCCTTCCTGATCTCCGCGCTTAACCCAAAAGCCTTGTCGGGTTCAACCAGCTTTCCCTATGAACTCCGTCACTGCGCAGAGTCACCAACCGGGCGCCGTCACCAGAGGCCGCGGGCACGGGCCAGCCGCCCGACCGTCAGCGCCACCTTCAGCACCCAGGCGTCCCGCGATTCGGCGGCGTGGCGGCCGGTGAGTTCGGCCGCCTTCCGCAGCCGGTACCGGACGGTGTTCGGATGCACGAACAGCGTCCGCGCGCAGGTCTCCAGGACGCCGCCGCTGTCGAGGTAGGTCTCCACCGTCCGCAGCAGTGCCGGGCCCGCTTCCTCCAGTGGTCGCGCGATCTGCTCGACGAGCAGGCGCTCGGCCTCGGGGTCGCCGGACAAGGCGCGTTCAGGCAGCAGGTCGATCGATCTCGCGGGCCGCGGCGCGCCTGGCCAGCCGACGACGGCACGCAGACCGGAAAGCGCCTCTGTCGCGCTGTGGTGTGCTTCGGCGAGCGTGGGCACCGTCGGCCCGGCGACGACCGGGCCCTCGGCGAAGGCGACCGAAAGCTTGGTGAGGATCTCGCGGTCCTTGACGCTGCCGTCGGTGGGCCCGGCGACGACCACGACCAGCCGGGAGCCCTGCACCGAGAGCAAGACCGGGCGCCCGACCCGCGCGGCGCGGCTGCGCACCTCGAACACGACGGCGGGCGGGTCGTCCGACGTCGGGGTGCCGACCAGCGCGGTGGCGGGAGCGGCCGGATCCCAGCCGAGCGCGGCGGCGCGGGAGAGCACCGCTTCCTCGGCGTCGCCGCGGACGATGCCGTCGACGACCAGCGCTTCCAGCCGCGCGTCCCAGGCGCCTCGCGCCTCGGCCGCGGCCGCGTAGGAGTTGGCGGCGGCGAACGCGATCTCCCTGCCATAGCGCAGGATCCCCTCGATCAGCGCGGCGCGTTCCGCTTCGTTCGCGGCGAACTCGGGCAGCTGCTCCTCGAACACCTCGATCGCCAGCCGGACCATGCCGACCGCCTGCCGCAGGCTCACCCACCGGGAAAGCTCGGCGGGTGCTTCGCGGAAGGCTTCCGTGGTGAGGGAGAGGGCCTCCTTCGCGTCGCGAAGCCAGTCGACGAAGCCGGCGGCACCCGCCTGGGTGATGAGCAGGACGCTCGCGCGCTGGTCGGCGGGAAGCCGGGCGAACCAGCTCAGCCGCTCTTCCATCACCGCCACGCTCGCGCTCGCGAGCCGGCCGGAGGCGTGGTCGAGCCGCCGGAGGGTCTTGGCGGACAGCCCGTGGTGCTTGGGCACACGCCGTCCGGAGGTCGCATCAGCCATGGTCAGCCGATCCTAGGCCGTGTCCGGCAAGTGGCCTTCGCGCCCAGGTGGTCCCTGGATCACGAAGCCCATCGAACAGACCTACCGGACACGGCCCAGTCCGCCGGGCAAAGGGCGCCTTCATCCTGCGGCCTTTCGCCGTCCGTGTCCGAAGTGGACGGTCATCGGCGATGAATGGTGAAAG is a genomic window containing:
- a CDS encoding ACP S-malonyltransferase, which encodes MLSPWLELDGARARVEAWSERAGLDLVRLGTEADAEEIQDTAITQPLIVALSLLAFEHLQREAPVAADSPVAGHSVGELAAAAVAGVLSPEDAVALAAVRGAEMAKACALEPTSMAAVMLGDPEQVVAWLEGHGLAAANRNGAGQIVASGAADAIEKIVAEPLEGTKVRALKVAGAFHTSYMAPAREALAAHAAKITPADPTRPLLSNADGQIVTSGAEYLDRLVKQVTSPVRWDLTMDGLVAAGVTSTLELPPAGTLTGLVKRQLKGTVTTTIALKTPAELAKLQGQEDAS
- a CDS encoding helix-turn-helix domain-containing protein, with the translated sequence MADATSGRRVPKHHGLSAKTLRRLDHASGRLASASVAVMEERLSWFARLPADQRASVLLITQAGAAGFVDWLRDAKEALSLTTEAFREAPAELSRWVSLRQAVGMVRLAIEVFEEQLPEFAANEAERAALIEGILRYGREIAFAAANSYAAAAEARGAWDARLEALVVDGIVRGDAEEAVLSRAAALGWDPAAPATALVGTPTSDDPPAVVFEVRSRAARVGRPVLLSVQGSRLVVVVAGPTDGSVKDREILTKLSVAFAEGPVVAGPTVPTLAEAHHSATEALSGLRAVVGWPGAPRPARSIDLLPERALSGDPEAERLLVEQIARPLEEAGPALLRTVETYLDSGGVLETCARTLFVHPNTVRYRLRKAAELTGRHAAESRDAWVLKVALTVGRLARARGLW